Proteins found in one Saccharomyces kudriavzevii IFO 1802 strain IFO1802 genome assembly, chromosome: 11 genomic segment:
- the SLD2 gene encoding Sld2p (similar to Saccharomyces cerevisiae SLD2 (YKL108W); ancestral locus Anc_2.468), which translates to MHSLELDKLKIELKTWEHGFIDKYSREPTGDDIKNLRNVKQMYRQYSILKKKQSLQQQKILEQESIEIPVYTGNQDEITEIGPTPQVHGKAISIFEMNVSPIKPIYMTFANNIDINDDLSKTISNQPSPQKTISQESSPANRTLVPESVSNVKRQLDFQVLKVPSSRTPTSSPCKRKGELSLESKKCTPTLAIVRPLVESNESSSYYGPNSPLKLEEENIHLNISLSSNTKRRLQMVYPSLQKTPSKNDHVDISNSFSPSPLIRRPLTKSLIELAKEHTEIVKEFGILEKEDREGEGEEIDDNSHGQVDDEDESKLEDGIVRSRVVKDIFQEDDNKVNQAKESTFIRKRPKRRKVIRRLRDENPDTENSVATKDVHKELMKLKRRKVAEFLGSTSQLSDTESEDAGETAISNSTPEQKPAAKRKGRKKYNLVSNNFRRLKLPKKNRFPNRRWGRR; encoded by the coding sequence ATGCACTCTTTGGAACTAgacaaattgaaaattgaattgaaaacatgGGAACACGGATTCATCGATAAATATAGCAGGGAGCCAACAGGGGATGACATCAAGAATCTGCGAAATGTCAAGCAGATGTATAGGCAATATTCCatattaaagaagaaacaatcgTTGCAACAACAGAAAATTCTTGAGCAAGAATCGATTGAAATTCCAGTTTATACCGGGAACCAGGACGAAATCACGGAGATAGGACCTACTCCTCAAGTTCATGGTAAGGCGATTAGTATCTTTGAGATGAACGTATCACCTATAAAGCCCATATACATGACTTTTGCAAATAATATCGATATCAACGATGACCTTTCTAAAACGATATCTAACCAGCCTTCCCCACAGAAGACCATATCTCAAGAATCATCGCCTGCAAATCGAACACTGGTGCCAGAATCAGTATCTAACGTGAAACGTCAGCTGGACTTTCAAGTGCTGAAGGTACCATCTTCTCGTACTCCTACTTCATCGCCATGTAAGAGAAAAGGGGAACTATCACTGGAAAGCAAGAAATGCACTCCTACATTGGCAATAGTCAGGCCCTTAGTAGAATCAAACGAGTCTTCGAGTTATTATGGTCCTAATTCACCGTTGAAACTGGAAGAAGAGAACATTCACttgaatatttcattaAGTTCAAACACTAAACGCCGACTTCAAATGGTATATCCCTCTTTACAAAAAACACCCTCCAAGAATGATCACGTagatatttcaaattcattcagCCCGTCGCCTCTGATTAGAAGGCCTCTAACAAAATCTCTGATAGAATTGGCCAAGGAGCATACTGAAATTGTCAAAGAATTCGGCATCTTGGAGAAAGAGGATAgagaaggagaaggagaagaaattgacGACAATAGCCATGGTCAGGTAGATGATGAGGACGAAAGTAAGCTGGAAGATGGGATAGTAAGATCAAGGGTAGTAAAGGACATATTTCAAGAGGATGACAATAAAGTCAATCAAGCAAAGGAGAGTACTTtcataagaaaaagaccCAAGAGAAGAAAGGTCATTAGAAGGCTACGGGATGAGAATCCAGATACTGAAAATTCGGTTGCAACGAAAGACGTTCATAAGGAACTAatgaaactgaaaagaagaaaagtgGCTGAATTCTTGGGATCCACTTCACAGTTGTCCGACACTGAGTCTGAAGATGCTGGTGAGACAGCAATTAGTAACTCAACCCCAGAGCAAAAGCCTGCTGCTAAGCGTAAGGGTAGAAAGAAGTACAACCTTGTAAGTAATAATTTCAGAAGGCTGAAactaccaaaaaaaaaccgcTTCCCAAACAGACGTTGGGGCAGAAGATAA
- the SEG2 gene encoding Seg2p (similar to Saccharomyces cerevisiae YKL105C and SEG1 (YMR086W); ancestral locus Anc_2.476), whose protein sequence is MSGRMRNRGMTQENSSDALAAAAAIGNALSNNGRVVDRSKIPQYNQSFTSRTASIGGMDRYTMVTNSRNNSRAPSMNGNGNRFYRSTSSLANKGHNSTVDNLNLRRQQKAREDAETTFREFGGHQSSKALNVPNLTSRDNKSRTTLFGSSGGIRTTVKKYIPGPRGLVAVEVPVQKGPSRYHTSSDSNNAGDRAYSLPTGKHNSSSTYRKKTTKATLKTTESRGRKPKHGIESKGHNPSKVSTKRHTKSSKQQHNDNVPLIEMTMNEETEQELRKDLHGPFEFRPMTISDNDDDSFVGSNRSVLEKNENRLNEREKKDEIEKLLNEVRTLEEKISDIEVEKSNEEERERNLILELRKVKQNEERRMEVLRRELNIAKENADLEAEELKLIETKRKTHLHDEGEIKSKIETVVVHQRASSKSEPKQLLLKDMGKESSNTQDQSQYVKNSKINNLINTEEEPVNPIMLDSFNDPVFQINSNNESGGNKDLDSLIGSELSDYNCIEGSALDFRATAKTSVESEIHANQAGLKLPPDDCFKCHEEGTKEHGIDLAGKNCASNQKEKDVDQDGLLLDSDEPETSETLPGILEIDTIRPEKVSGVIRDINDDENVNNYSDEEEEEEDEDEEYHDSYDVIVHEPVQMEQRITNVPPSKYPLEYPNKANSDKNNQQNYNNTEVFQSGTKKSKYLLDANPYLASASSDTLNLDSENLNSKSSTETTRTVPGHSKGSPQPEFKSALKKTLALPSSASSSIYSVDTPSSSNTHIVRTTASNTKVNERRPLTSSLEQKHNQAGLTEIPMMSPKRLEDKRKNLNRLCVRTLRGSCNEASLTYKVSHSSSNSSSSPSCHSTRPSIPVNSGGLASNCASKRYSKAPQTSTTSRESPNRLPLNVNKSAVYPRELPAKKSSFEKERPMNDNLGFRSMSLREPLVTKSTPAMRAGSLEEEERREQKGHFSRKSWNFGLSSPLKAKNHSSHPSNETEEITGSMTDCGNQNPSLYTAPSMNNKENVSQAGTEGHRFSLFKIRSPTLDENVSTGTNALNSTNSEMSTALPLGVPVTIIEKNGEIHKLHNDDAAKKDNSHHHGGHSKFGRKLKKIFGRK, encoded by the coding sequence ATGAGTGGGCGAATGCGGAATAGGGGAATGACCCAAGAAAACAGTTCAGACGCCCtggcagcagcagcagcgaTTGGAAATGCCCTCAGCAATAACGGTAGAGTAGTTGATAGAAGCAAAATACCACAATACAATCAAAGTTTCACATCTCGAACGGCTTCAATTGGAGGGATGGATAGATATACAATGGTCACAAATTCTAGGAATAATTCAAGGGCGCCTTCAATGAATGGAAATGGAAACCGATTCTACAGAAGCACGTCTAGTTTGGCCAATAAAGGACATAACAGTACTGTTGACAATTTGAACTTGAGAAGGCAACAGAAGGCTCGTGAAGATGCAGAAACTACCTTTCGAGAATTCGGAGGTCATCAATCATCAAAAGCTTTAAACGTTCCAAATTTAACAAGCAGAGACAATAAATCAAGGACTACATTATTTGGGAGCTCAGGCGGCATAAGGACGACGgttaaaaaatacataCCTGGTCCTAGAGGATTAGTTGCCGTGGAAGTCCCCGTGCAAAAGGGACCTTCAAGATATCATACTAGCTCCGACTCAAACAATGCGGGTGACAGAGCATATTCTTTACCTACTGGAAAGCATAATTCGAGCTCAACGTACAGGAAGAAAACTACTAAAGCAACTCTCAAAACGACGGAATCACGAGGAAGAAAACCTAAACATGGAATTGAATCAAAGGGTCACAATCCAAGTAAAGTGTCAACCAAAAGGCATACTAAATCATCAAAGCAGCAGCATAATGATAATGTTCCATTAATCGAAATGACCATGAATGAAGAAACGGAACAGGAGCTGCGGAAAGATTTGCACGGCCCATTCGAATTCAGGCCCATGACCATATCTGACAACGACGACGACTCTTTCGTTGGGTCAAATCGCAGcgtattggaaaaaaacgaaaacaGACTCAATGAACGTGAGAAAAAAGACgagattgaaaaattactcAATGAAGTTCGTACTTtagaagagaaaatatcaGACATTGAGgtagaaaaatcaaacgaagaagaaagagaacgAAATCTGATCTTGGAGTTGAGGAAAGTTAAACAAAACGAAGAACGGAGAATGGAAGTATTGAGGAGAGAACTGAATATTGCCAAGGAAAATGCGGATCTTGAAGCTGAAGAACTAAAGCTAATagaaaccaaaagaaaaacgcACCTTCATGACGAAGGGGAAATCAAATCCAAAATTGAAACCGTCGTGGTTCATCAGCGGGCTTCATCCAAGTCTGAGCCCAAACAACTGCTTCTAAAAGACATGGGAAAAGAATCCTCAAATACACAGGATCAGTCTCAATATGtcaaaaattccaaaattaATAATCTTATAAACACTGAGGAAGAACCAGTGAATCCTATTATGCTCGACTCTTTCAATGATCCCGTCTTCCAGATAAACTCAAACAATGAATCTGGTGGTAACAAAGATTTAGACAGCCTTATTGGAAGTGAATTATCGGATTATAATTGTATAGAAGGTTCAGCACTCGACTTTCGCGCAACCGCGAAGACAAGCGTGGAGTCTGAAATTCATGCGAATCAAGCTGGGTTGAAATTACCTCCAGATGACTGTTTCAAATGCCACGAAGAAGGCACGAAGGAACATGGTATAGACCTTGCTGGTAAAAATTGTGCTTCAAaccaaaaggaaaaagatgTTGATCAAGACGGCTTACTGTTAGACAGTGATGAACCAGAGACCTCTGAAACACTTCCTGGCATTCTTGAGATCGATACTATCAGACCAGAGAAGGTAAGTGGTGTTATCAGAGACATcaatgacgatgaaaatgTCAATAACTATTCCGAtgaggaggaagaggaagaggatgaagatgaagaatatcATGATTCTTATGACGTGATAGTACATGAACCGGTTCAAATGGAACAGAGAATAACTAACGTACCTCCCTCAAAATATCCTTTAGAATACCCAAACAAAGCGAATAGTGACAAGAACAACCAACAAAATTACAACAACACAGAAGTTTTTCAGTCCGGAACAAAAAAGTCTAAATACTTACTTGATGCTAATCCTTATCTTGCTAGCGCCAGTTCAGACACTCTAAATCTGGACTCAGAAAACCTGAACTCTAAATCTTCGACTGAAACCACAAGGACGGTACCTGGTCATTCAAAAGGCTCACCACAACCAGAATTCAAATCcgctttgaagaaaacattaGCTCTCCCATCAAGTGCGTCTTCCTCTATTTACTCGGTGGATACACCGTCGAGTAGCAATACACATATAGTGCGCACGACAGCCTCCAACACGAAAGTGAACGAACGTCGTCCATTAACGAGTAGTTTAGAACAAAAACATAATCAAGCTGGTCTCACAGAAATCCCTATGATGTCGCCCAAGCGTCTAGAGgataaaaggaaaaaccTTAACCGGTTGTGCGTTAGGACTTTGCGTGGTAGTTGCAATGAGGCTTCTCTCACCTATAAAGTATCGCATTCGTCTTctaattcatcatcatcgccTTCCTGCCATAGCACAAGACCATCAATTCCTGTAAATTCTGGAGGACTTGCTTCAAACTGTGCTTCAAAACGTTACTCAAAGGCTCCTCAAACAAGCACAACCTCAAGAGAATCACCAAATCGCCTTCCTTTGAATGTTAATAAAAGTGCTGTCTACCCAAGAGAACTCCCTGCCAAGAAGTCCAGTTTTGAGAAGGAAAGACCTATGAATGACAACCTCGGATTCAGAAGTATGTCTCTGAGAGAGCCACTTGTGACGAAGAGTACTCCAGCTATGAGAGCAGGAAGTttagaagaggaagaaaggAGAGAACAAAAGGGACATTTCTCAAGAAAATCATGGAATTTTGGTTTATCTTCTCCACTGAAGGCAAAAAACCATTCTTCTCATCCTTCCAACGAAACAGAGGAAATAACAGGTTCAATGACGGACTGCGGCAATCAAAATCCATCTCTATACACTGCGCCGTCTATGAATAATAAAGAGAACGTAAGTCAAGCTGGCACAGAAGGTCATCGATTctcattattcaaaattagAAGCCCAACACTCGATGAAAACGTATCCACTGGAACGAACGCCTTgaattcaacaaattctgAGATGTCCACGGCACTCCCCTTGGGCGTGCCAGTGACTATTATAGAGAAGAACGGAGAAATACACAAACTCCATAACGATGATGCTGCTAAGAAGGATAATTCACATCATCATGGTGGCCACAGTAAATTTGGTAGAAAGCttaagaaaatttttggtagaaaataa
- the SKDI11G1080 gene encoding putative short-chain dehydrogenase/reductase (similar to Saccharomyces cerevisiae YKL107W): protein MFWKKDPSVTWERKNINNIDFSHLNVAIIGGTGGIGRAISRELAQRDAKVTVVGQTFRDEDLKDKIKFVKADLSLASECKRISHSDEIPYEELTHLIFTTGIFASRQKQITSEGLEKDMAVSYLSRYIIFHDVANRLGINRMKKDDLPKVFVAGFPGNGQMGDPDDLNSDGKNYSAYATHMNTVAANESLVLDAKYRFTNIDTFGLNPGLIKTNIRSNLLGSDSYLSRITEWIISWTCQSAETYAKMICTLIVSPAIESRSGTMFSNKGDAILPTPGLTKDVVGKFMKNSELLVEKALQSQSPSTSSNE, encoded by the coding sequence ATGTTTTGGAAAAAGGATCCCAGTGTTACTtgggaaagaaaaaatatcaacaacATTGATTTTAGCCATCTTAATGTGGCAATAATCGGCGGTACAGGTGGAATTGGACGTGCTATAAGTAGAGAGTTGGCTCAGAGAGACGCTAAGGTGACTGTTGTGGGGCAAACATTCAGGGACGAAGACTTGAAAGACAAGATTAAGTTTGTCAAGGCTGACTTGAGTCTAGCATCTGAGTGCAAGCGTATCTCTCACAGTGATGAAATCCCTTATGAAGAGTTGACGCATTTAATTTTCACCACAGGCATCTTTGCATCGCGCCAAAAGCAGATTACAAGTGAGGGATTGGAGAAAGATATGGCAGTGAGTTATTTGAGCAGATATATCATTTTCCATGACGTCGCTAATCGATTAGGAATCAacagaatgaaaaaggaCGATTTGCCAAAAGTGTTCGTAGCAGGGTTTCCAGGCAATGGTCAAATGGGGGATCCAGACGATCTAAACTCTGATGGAAAAAACTATAGTGCCTATGCCACGCACATGAATACAGTGGCAGCTAACGAAAGCCTCGTTCTAGACGCTAAGTACAGGTTCACGAACATAGATACTTTTGGTTTAAACCCCGGCTTAATCAAGACAAATATTCGTAGCAATCTCCTTGGCAGTGATTCCTATCTTAGCCGCATCACAGAATGGATCATTAGTTGGACTTGTCAAAGTGCAGAGACGTATGCCAAAATGATCTGTACTTTGATTGTAAGCCCTGCCATTGAATCACGTAGTGGAACAATGTTTAGTAACAAAGGTGATGCCATTTTGCCCACGCCCGGTTTGACCAAAGATGTTGTTGGAAAattcatgaaaaattcgGAACTGCTGGTGGAAAAAGCCTTGCAGAGCCAAAGTCCTTCTACGTCCAGTAACGAATAA
- the AAT1 gene encoding aspartate transaminase AAT1 (similar to Saccharomyces cerevisiae AAT1 (YKL106W); ancestral locus Anc_2.475), with amino-acid sequence MLRTRLSNWSLWRSYYTSSLSRVPRAPPDKVLGLSEHFKKAKNINKVDLTVGIYKDAWGKVTTFPSVAKAQKLIESHFELNNNLSYLPITGSKEFQENVLNFLFKESCPQFGPFYLAHDRISFVQTLSGTGALAVAAKFLALFISRDVWIPDPSWANHKNIFQNNGFENIHHYSYFNDGQIDIDGWIKQLKTFAYNSQPENNKNPPCIILHACCHNPTGLDPTKEQWKEIIDTIYELKMVPIVDMAYQGLESGNLLKDAYLLRLCLDVNRYPNWSNGIFLCQSFAKNMGLYGERVGSLSVITPATANNGNFSPLQQKNALQQNIDSQLKKIVRGMYSSPPGYGSRVVNVVLSDFKLKQQWFKDVDFMVQRLHYVRKEMFDRLGWPDLINFAQQHGMFYYTRFGPKQVEFLRSKYFVYLTGDGRLSLSGVNDSNIDYLCEALEAVSKMGELA; translated from the coding sequence ATGTTGAGGACCAGACTCTCTAATTGGAGTCTATGGAGGTCCTATTATACGTCATCACTTAGTAGAGTGCCTAGAGCACCTCCAGATAAAGTCTTGGGGTTATCTGAACACTTCAAGAAGGCGAAGAATATTAACAAAGTTGATTTGACCGTAGGAATATATAAAGATGCTTGGGGGAAAGTGACTACGTTTCCCTCTGTGGCCAAGGCtcaaaaattgattgaatCTCATTTTGAACTCAATAATAATTTATCATATCTACCAATAACAGGTTCTAAAGAATTTCAGgaaaatgttttgaattttctgTTCAAGGAATCATGCCCCCAGTTTGGTCCATTCTATTTGGCACATGACAGAATTAGTTTTGTACAAACTTTAAGTGGTACCGGTGCCTTGGCTGTAGCAGCTAAATTCTTGGCATTGTTCATATCAAGAGATGTCTGGATACCTGATCCATCGTGGGCAAATcataaaaatatctttCAGAACAACGGTTTCGAAAACATTCATCATTACTCCTATTTTAATGACGGTCAAATAGATATTGACGGGTGGATCAAGCAGTTAAAGACTTTTGCATATAACAGCCAACCAGAGAATAACAAAAATCCGCCTTGTATTATCTTGCATGCATGCTGTCACAACCCAACAGGTCTCGACCCAACAAAGGAGCAATGGAAAGAAATCATAGACACGATATATGAGCTAAAAATGGTGCCCATTGTCGATATGGCTTATCAGGGTTTGGAATCTGGTAATTTGCTAAAGGACGCATATTTATTGAGATTGTGCCTCGACGTAAACAGATACCCAAACTGGAGTAatggtatttttctttgccaatCTTTTGCCAAGAACATGGGGCTATACGGAGAAAGGGTTGGTTCCCTAAGTGTAATCACACCTGCCACTGCGAATAATGGAAATTTCAGCCCTCTACAGCAGAAAAACGCATTACAACAAAATATCGACTcacaattgaaaaaaattgttagAGGTATGTATTCTTCTCCGCCAGGCTATGGTTCCCGTGTAGTAAATGTGGTGTTATCTGACTTCAAGCTGAAACAGCAATGGTTCAAGGATGTTGACTTTATGGTTCAGAGATTACATTACGTTAGGAAGGAGATGTTTGACCGCCTAGGCTGGCCAGATCTAATAAATTTTGCACAACAGCATGGTATGTTTTACTATACAAGGTTTGGTCCAAAACAAGTCGAATTCTTGAGAAGCAAATACTTCGTGTATTTAACAGGTGATGGTAGATTGTCACTTAGCGGAGTCAATGATTCAAATATTGATTATTTATGTGAAGCCCTTGAGGCCGTTTCGAAAATGGGCGAACTTGCATAA
- the GFA1 gene encoding glutamine--fructose-6-phosphate transaminase (isomerizing) GFA1 (similar to Saccharomyces cerevisiae GFA1 (YKL104C) and YMR085W; ancestral locus Anc_2.477), giving the protein MCGIFGYCNYLVERSRGDIIDTLVDGLQRLEYRGYDSTGIAIDGDEADSTFIYKQIGKVSALKEEIAKQKPNRDVTFVSHCGIAHTRWATHGRPEKRNCHPQRSDPEGQFVVVHNGIITNFRELKTLLANKGYKFESDTDTECIAKLYLHLYNTNLQNGHDLDFHELTKLVLLELEGSYGLLCKSCHYPNEVIATRKGSPLLIGVKSEKKLKVDFVDVEFPEDNAGQPEIPLKSNNKSFGLGPRKAREFEAGSQNANLLPIAPNEFNLRHSQSRAFLSEDGSPTPVEFFVSSDAASVVKHTKKVLFLEDDDLAHIYDGELHIHRSRREVGASMTRSIQTLEMELAQIMKGPYDHFMQKEIYEQPESTFNTMRGRIDYDNNKVILGGLKAWLPVVRRARRLIMIACGTSYHSCLATRAIFEELSDIPVSVELASDFLDRKCPVFRDDVCVFVSQSGETADTILALNYCLERGALTVGIVNSVGSSISRVTHCGVHINAGPEIGVASTKAYTSQYIALVMFALSLSDDRVSKIDRRIEIIQGLKLIPGQIKQVLKLEPRIKKICSTELKDQKSLLLLGRGYQFAAALEGALKIKEISYMHSEGVLAGELKHGVLALVDENLPIIAFGTRDSLFPKVVSSIEQVTARKGHPIIICNENDEVWAEKSKSIDLQTLEVPQTVDCLQGLINIVPLQLMSYWLAVEKGIDVDFPRNLAKSVTVE; this is encoded by the coding sequence atgtgtGGTATTTTTGGTTATTGCAATTACCTGGTAGAGAGGTCGAGAGGGGATATCATCGACACTTTGGTGGATGGTTTACAAAGACTAGAGTATAGAGGCTATGACTCCACCGGTATTGCTATCGATGGTGACGAAGCTGACTCTACTTTCATCTATAAGCAAATTGGTAAAGTGAGTGCTCtaaaggaagaaattgcCAAACAGAAGCCAAACAGGGATGTTACTTTTGTCTCTCACTGTGGTATTGCTCATACTAGATGGGCTACTCATGGTCGtccagaaaaaagaaactgtCACCCTCAAAGGTCCGACCCAGAGGGCCAGTTTGTGGTTGTTCATAATGGTATCATCACAAACTTTAGAGAACTGAAGACCCTCTTGGCCAACAAGGGTTACAAATTCGAAAGTGATACTGATACTGAATGTATTGCTAAATTGTATCTGCATTTATACAATACAAATTTACAGAACGGCCATGATTTGGATTTCCATGAGTTAACTAAACTAGTTCTTTTGGAGCTGGAAGGTTCATATGGGTTATTATGCAAATCTTGCCACTATCCAAATGAAGTTATTGCCACCAGAAAGGGGTCTCCTTTACTGATTGGTGTaaaatctgaaaagaagTTAAAGGTTGATTTTGTGGATGTCGAATTTCCTGAAGACAACGCTGGTCAGCCAGAAATTCCCTTGAAATCGAATAACAAATCCTTTGGCTTGGGGCCAAGGAAAGCTCGTGAATTTGAAGCTGGTTCCCAAAACGCCAATTTACTACCGATTGCGCCCAATGAATTCAATCTAAGACATTCTCAATCTAGAGCGTTTTTATCAGAAGACGGCTCCCCAACTCCAGTGgagttttttgtttcttcagATGCGGCATCTGTCGTTAAACATACCAAGAAGGTCCTATTCTTAGAAGATGACGACCTTGCTCATATCTATGATGGTGAATTACATATCCATAgatcaagaagagaagTAGGCGCATCCATGACAAGGTCCATTCAAACCTTAGAAATGGAATTAGCTCAAATTATGAAGGGTCCTTACGACCATTTTAtgcaaaaggaaatttaTGAGCAACCTGAATCCACTTTCAACACTATGAGAGGTAGAATTGAttatgataataataaagtGATATTAGGGGGTCTAAAGGCATGGCTGCCAGTTGTCAGAAGAGCACGTAGGCTAATTATGATTGCATGTGGTACTTCATATCATTCATGCTTGGCCACTCGTGCTATCTTCGAAGAGCTATCGGATATCCCAGTTAGCGTGGAATTAGCATCTGACTTTTTGGACAGAAAATGCCCCGTCTTTAGAGACGATGTGTGTGTGTTTGTTTCACAAAGTGGTGAAACTGCTGATACTATATTGGCCTTAAATTACTGTTTAGAAAGAGGTGCCTTGACAGTCGGAATTGTTAACAGTGTTGGTTCTTCGATTTCTCGTGTCACGCATTGTGGTGTTCATATTAATGCAGGCCCAGAAATTGGGGTTGCCTCTACGAAAGCTTACACTTCCCAATATATCGCTTTGGTAATGTTTGCTCTATCATTATCAGATGACCGTGTATCGAAGATAGACAGAAGAATCGAAATCATTCAAGGTTTGAAGTTGATTCCTGGCCAAATTAAAcaagttttgaaattggaaccaagaataaaaaagatatGTTCAACTGAATTGAAGGATCAAAAATCTTTGCTGTTATTGGGTAGAGGTTACCAATTTGCTGCTGCTCTTGAAGGTGCTTTGaagatcaaagaaatttcttatATGCATTCTGAAGGTGTTTTGGCTGGCGAATTGAAACATGGTGTTTTGGCCTTGGTCGATGAAAACTTACCAATCATCGCCTTTGGTACCAGGGATTCTTTATTCCCCAAAGTCGTTTCCTCCATTGAACAAGTTACCGCAAGAAAGGGTCATCCAATCATTATTTGCAATGAAAACGATGAAGTGTGGGCAGAAAAATCTAAATCAATCGACTTGCAAACTCTAGAAGTTCCACAAACCGTTGATTGTTTACAAGGTTTAATCAATATCGTTCCCCTGCAACTAATGTCATATTGGTTGGCTGTTGAGAAAGGTATTGATGTTGATTTCCCAAGAAATTTGGCTAAATCTGTTACTGTCGAATAG